In Elusimicrobiaceae bacterium, a genomic segment contains:
- the rplE gene encoding 50S ribosomal protein L5, with the protein MTKETKKTTKTASDYQPTLQKLYKEKVLPALLKDMGVKSPMAAPKLEKIVINIGVKEAREDIKALDIAKDDLTAIAGQASQVRRAKKSISNFKLREGMPIGVRVTLRGARMYEFMERFINIACPRIRDFQGFNPSFDGRGNLNLGIKEHYIFPEIDVEKSPKAYGMNITFVTSAKNDQDGNLLMQYMGMPFKKSAK; encoded by the coding sequence ATGACTAAAGAAACGAAAAAAACAACCAAGACCGCGTCCGACTATCAGCCGACCCTGCAGAAACTCTACAAAGAGAAAGTACTGCCGGCCTTGCTGAAAGACATGGGTGTTAAAAGCCCGATGGCCGCGCCTAAATTGGAAAAGATTGTCATCAATATCGGTGTAAAAGAAGCCAGAGAAGATATTAAAGCGCTTGATATCGCTAAGGATGATTTGACGGCTATTGCCGGTCAAGCCAGCCAAGTGCGCCGCGCTAAAAAATCTATTTCCAACTTCAAACTGCGTGAAGGTATGCCTATCGGCGTACGTGTTACCCTGCGTGGGGCTCGCATGTATGAATTTATGGAACGCTTCATCAATATTGCCTGCCCGCGCATTCGCGACTTTCAGGGTTTTAATCCGTCTTTTGACGGCCGCGGCAATTTGAACTTGGGCATTAAAGAACATTATATTTTCCCTGAAATTGATGTGGAAAAATCGCCCAAAGCCTATGGTATGAACATTACGTTTGTTACCAGCGCCAAGAACGACCAAGACGGCAACTTGCTGATGCAATATATGGGTATGCCGTTTAAAAAGTCGGCCAAATAA
- the rplX gene encoding 50S ribosomal protein L24, producing MQIKKKDTVLVIAGKDKGKKGEVKSVNPSKNTVTVVGINMISKHVKPSQNKQGGIQKMEAPLDASNVAVVCGKCKKAMTPKIKILDNGEKVRVCRKCNETLI from the coding sequence ATGCAAATCAAGAAAAAAGATACCGTGCTCGTTATTGCGGGCAAAGACAAAGGTAAGAAAGGTGAAGTGAAATCCGTCAATCCGTCTAAAAATACGGTGACGGTAGTGGGTATCAATATGATTTCCAAACACGTGAAACCTTCTCAAAACAAACAGGGCGGCATTCAAAAGATGGAAGCGCCGTTAGATGCTTCCAATGTCGCCGTCGTTTGTGGCAAATGCAAAAAAGCCATGACCCCCAAAATCAAAATTTTGGACAACGGCGAAAAAGTGCGTGTCTGCCGCAAATGCAACGAGACGCTTATTTAA
- the rplN gene encoding 50S ribosomal protein L14 — MIQIRSIVNVADNSGARKVQCFKVRGGHHRDIATLGDVVMCSVRDAIPTSAIKKGDVVRAVVVRVAREKRRKDGSYIRFDDNAVCIINDNGEPKGTRVFGPIARELREKNFLKIISLAPEVV; from the coding sequence ATGATTCAAATTAGAAGCATCGTCAACGTGGCTGACAATTCCGGCGCCCGCAAAGTGCAATGCTTTAAGGTGCGCGGCGGCCACCATCGGGATATCGCAACTCTGGGAGACGTCGTGATGTGCTCCGTTCGGGATGCGATCCCTACTTCCGCCATTAAGAAAGGCGACGTGGTACGTGCCGTAGTAGTGCGCGTAGCCCGTGAAAAAAGACGCAAAGACGGTTCCTATATTCGTTTTGATGACAACGCTGTTTGCATCATTAACGACAATGGCGAACCCAAAGGTACACGTGTGTTCGGGCCGATTGCGAGAGAACTTCGCGAAAAGAACTTCTTGAAAATCATCTCGCTGGCACCGGAGGTAGTCTAA
- the rpsQ gene encoding 30S ribosomal protein S17: protein MEKNETRGLRKVLTGEVVSDKMNKTRVVKVERLVRHGLYSKTLKRATKYHAHDEANETKIGDKVEIMSCRPLSKTTKWRISKIVEKAQA from the coding sequence ATGGAAAAGAATGAAACCCGCGGTTTGAGAAAGGTACTCACCGGTGAAGTGGTATCAGACAAGATGAACAAGACCCGCGTCGTCAAAGTGGAACGCTTAGTTCGTCACGGTCTGTATAGCAAAACTTTGAAAAGAGCGACCAAATATCATGCTCACGATGAAGCCAATGAAACCAAAATCGGCGACAAAGTGGAAATCATGAGCTGCCGTCCGCTCTCGAAAACGACCAAGTGGCGTATTTCCAAAATTGTGGAAAAAGCCCAGGCCTAG
- the rpmC gene encoding 50S ribosomal protein L29, with the protein MKTKEKEALKNKTVAELKEALAKAQEKKFNLLFKHSTTPLSNPLEIRAVRREIALLQTLINQKEEK; encoded by the coding sequence ATGAAGACCAAAGAAAAAGAAGCTTTGAAAAATAAAACCGTGGCCGAGCTCAAAGAAGCGTTGGCCAAGGCGCAAGAAAAGAAATTTAACCTTCTTTTCAAACATAGCACCACCCCGCTTTCTAACCCGTTAGAAATCCGGGCGGTCAGACGCGAGATTGCTCTTCTGCAAACGCTGATTAACCAGAAAGAAGAGAAATAA
- the rplP gene encoding 50S ribosomal protein L16 — protein sequence MLMPKRVKYRKPHSAPRIKGNATRGATVVFGEFGLKALEPKWITARQIEAARITLSRFIKKKGKLWIRVFPDKAITKHPAETRMGKGKGAPDHWVAVVKPGTILFELEGATLEDTQRAMRLASDKLPIKTKLVARR from the coding sequence ATGTTGATGCCTAAAAGAGTAAAATATCGCAAACCGCATAGCGCGCCCCGCATTAAGGGTAACGCAACCCGCGGTGCTACCGTGGTATTCGGTGAATTCGGCTTAAAGGCCTTGGAACCGAAATGGATTACCGCGCGTCAAATTGAAGCGGCCCGTATTACGCTGTCCCGTTTTATCAAGAAAAAAGGTAAACTCTGGATTCGCGTTTTCCCCGATAAGGCCATCACCAAACACCCTGCCGAAACCCGTATGGGTAAAGGTAAAGGTGCTCCGGACCATTGGGTGGCCGTCGTAAAACCGGGAACCATCTTGTTTGAATTGGAAGGTGCTACGTTGGAAGATACACAACGTGCTATGCGCCTGGCTTCTGACAAGCTCCCGATTAAGACCAAATTGGTAGCGAGAAGATAG